In the genome of Mytilus edulis chromosome 3, xbMytEdul2.2, whole genome shotgun sequence, one region contains:
- the LOC139517523 gene encoding myosin essential light chain, striated adductor muscle-like yields MSKLSKGEIEDAREVFDLFDFWDGRDGDVDACKIGDVCRCLGINPTNAVIKKNGGTEKMGEKGYKFEDFLAFYETVQQQTEQGTYADYMEAFKTFDREGQGYISGAEMRQVLSSLGEKLTDEQVDDIIRLTDLQEDLEGNVKYEEFIKKVMAGPYPD; encoded by the exons ATG tcgaaGTTATCAAAAGGCGAGATCGAAG acgCCCGTGAGGTGTTTGACCTTTTTGATTTCTGGGATGGTCGGGACGGAGACGTAGACGCATGCAAGATCGGTGATGTGTGTCGGTGTCTAGGAATCAACCCAACAAATGCTGTTATCAAGAAGAATGGCGGCACAGAAAAGATGG GTGAGAAAGGCTACAAATTTGAAGATTTCCTCGCTTTTTATGAAACTGTCCAACAACAGACAGAACAGGGTACATACGCCGACTACATGGAGGCTTTCAAAACTTTCGACAGGGAAGGTCAAGGTTACATCTCCGGAGCTGAGATGAGACAAGTATTGTCTTCATTAG GTGAAAAATTAACAGACGAACAAGTCGATGACATCATTAGACTTACAGATTTACAAGAAGATTTAGAAGGAAACGTAAAATATGAGG AATTTATAAAGAAAGTGATGGCTGGCCCATACCCTGACTAA